Below is a genomic region from Rhodohalobacter sp. 614A.
GCTTCACCCGGATACTCCCGAAACACCCGTGCGGCTTGTGCCATCACCGCGGCAAAGTTTAACGTTCCGGTGACGCTTTTTTGAATAACATACCTTGCATTGGTGTCCTCAACCGGCATTACTTGTCCGGAAAAGTTTGCGGACGTCAGTTTGTGATAGACTCCGCCATCGGCAGGATCCTGCATTTTCATATACCAGCGGAGATTCCAAAGCACTTCATCCAAAATATCGGGCAGCCGGTTCTCGCTTTCGGGAATATCCGTTTCAAACGTTTGCATGAACTCCGGAAAATCTTCGTACAAAGAGAGAAGTGTGGCCGTTGAAATTCCTGAGTTTACGGCGTATTTGTTGTAATCTCCGGCATCATACCAGCCTCCGGGAGCCGAAATTGTGGAATCAACCGGACGATTTGATGAGGCTGCCGAGGGATGAATCAGAACCACATCATCCGGGTGGCCGGCAGGTCGGGCCCACTTTCCACCGTATTCAAATGGAATGGCAGTTGATGCTCTTTGAAAATAGAATCCTTTCAATGCAGCTTTGGCGACGTCTTCATGAACATTTTCTGAAATTGAAAAGGAATAGGAGTAGCCTAATTCTGGAATCCAGACGATGTATTGTCCGGTTTGATTTAATTGAGAAAAATCAGCGATTCGAACTGTTTCACCGGAATTTGGAGATTCAAAACTGTCGCTGAGTTGACCGGTGTGAAGTGTGTCTGAAAAATCCGGTGAGACAATGTAGAAAATTCCCGAAGCGCTCTCCGGCACTACAGCCATTTTTTGCGCTTCCGGATAAAATCCGATTTGATTCAGTTTAATGTCATCAGTGAGCCGCTGTGCGGAAACTATTTGAGTAAGCAGAAATGAACAAATTAGAAATACAATTCTTTTCATGATAATGCATTTGGTAGACCGTCTGTTTGAATGAAATGTAATTCATTTAGATTGTAAATCAGACAAAATTAGTTGAAAAAATTAGCTAATTACTGTCTGCTTTGCTTCCAGAAAATTGGCAGTATATGAGGAGGGGAGAAATTTAGTCTCCATCATTATCACTAAAAACGGTCAAGATGCCAAGCTGGGAAATCATGTCAATGTCGGTATAAATATATAACTGGTTGATGCTGTCAATCAGCTCCTGTACCGTGGATTTTTGATTGAGGATGGCATCTTCCAGCGAGCCGTCTATTTCATCAAGAATAAGAAAAGCATTTTCGTATTCCCGGTTGACCGCTTCAGAGAGCAGTTCACCATTTTCATCTTCAATTCCGAGAGCGGCGATGTAGTCATCAAAACCACTTCCTTCGCCGCCATTGAATGTTTGTTGTGCGGAGATGAGATTTTCACGAATCAGTTCTTTGGTAAGATTAGCATGAACCGATTCCAGCATTTGAAGCCGTGGGGTGCCTTCCGTTTGTGATCCAAATGGTATTTCAATTTTTTCCATTCTCACTTTTTGAAGCATGTATCCCAGCTCATTTGCCAAAAGCGTAATTCCTGAATCTGCCTCATTCCCGGTTTTGCTGATAAATTCTTCGGCATATCCGGAATTCCACTCCTCAAGAATAGCAGAACTGTGCTGTGTGAGAGCTTCCGTCAACAAATTGAGATAAGTTTTTCGATCAGCATCCGAAAATTCTTCGAGGATAACCGGCCCTTCATCATGAAACAGCAGGTACTCAATAGCCGGCAGACCTTTTCGGTTGCTTCCGATTCTGATCAGGTAATCATCTGATCTGTCAAAATCTTCAATTGCCTGTTCAATTCCCCGTTCGCTTGTTGGCCAGCGGTCAATGGCGGTTACCAGAACCAGCGATTCAACCGGCCCAAAATTATACACTTCCGCTCGTTTCCAGGATTTTATGGATCGCTCCCATGCCGTTTTTAAATCCGCAAGAGTTTGGGGTGAGGGATTTTCCGTAAAAGTTAAAGAAGAAGAATGAAGGGCATCCGCCGTTTGATTGAAATCTTCGTATGCAGGAATAATCAGGTTATTGGTAACATTTTCGAGGATCAAAGAGCGATCGAAATTGTTGCCTGAGCAGCCGCTAATCAGGAAAATTATAAAAGCAGCAATTGTAAATTTTTTGATGAGGCTCATAACGAATTCAAAAATTTAATGAGATTATCGCGCTCTTCTTTACTGAGTTGTTTGAAATTTTGTTGGCTTTGTTCGGCTTCACCGCCGTGCCATAGAATGGCCTCTTCAAGATTTCGGGCACGTCCGTCATGAAGAAAATAGGTGTGGCCGCTTACGGTTTCCACCAGACCGATTCCCCACAGCGGCGGCGTTCTCCATTCGGTTCCGGTGGCTTCGGCATCCAGGGCGTTATCTGCCAGGCCTTCTCCCATATCGTGGAGAAGCAGATCCGTATAGGGATAGATAATTTGATTCGAAAATTCTGGGTGTTCAGGATGCTCGCCCGTTTGCAATTTCGGAACGTGGCAAGATGCACAACCAATCGTATGAAAAGCCCGTTTGCCTTTCAAAACATCTGGTTCATCCCAATTTCGCCGGGCAGGGACGGCAATCGTTTCCATGTAAAGGGCTACCCGGTCGAGGATATCTTCGGTGAGTTCAGGATCGCCGCCAGATCGCGCTTCTTTACATTCGGTTTGAAATTCAGCACAAAGTTCATCCGGGAAAAGTTCGGAAGTAATTCCAATATCTTCACGAAAAGCCACCGCTGTCTGTTGACGAACCGAGGGCTGATTCGCTTTCCAGCCAAATCGCCCAACCTTCAACTCTTCCGATGCATAATCATACACATAGTTGAGTTTGCCGGAAATACCGTCTCCGTCAGAATCATCAGGATCAGCCAGCGACTTTAAAGTCTCTTCATCTATCGCTTCGAGCAGGCCAAGCCCCACAAGGTGTTGGGCAATCCGTGGAGAAATCATGATATCATCCGGAAACGCGCCATACTTTAAATTCTTAAACTCATAGACAGGTTCGCGAAGAGTATAGGACATTCCATCGGGATACTCTCCGGAAATTTCATTGTAGGTGACCTGCACTTCGCCCTCAGGTTCAACTCCCAAAACAGACAGATGATTGAACTGGCGTCCATAGTTTTCATCCGGTATGGTGCGGATGCTGTCCGGCGCAGGCCGGCTCAAACGGAAGAGCAAATCAACGGGATGCTCATCCGGACTTTCAGGCGGCGCGCCTTTTCCATCAAGATTATGGCAGCTTGAACAAGAGCGAGCATTGAATAGGGGGCCAAGCCCGTCCAGGTCTTCTGTAGATGCGGGAGCCGTGACCCAATTTCGTTTGAAAAAAGCATTTCCCGTTACGAAGAAAAGATCCTTATTACCTGTAAGATTTGGTGCTGCCTCTCCAAACGCATTCACTGATGTATTAAAAACAGTTGTTTCACCACCGCTTAATTGTTCGCCTTCCTCACGCCATTCAGAGAGCGGATCGAAAAAACCGCGGCTGAATGCAAACGCAAAACCGACAAACAGAAGAACGACAAAAAGTGCCGTTCCTATTTTGGTGATCTTACCTTTTTTCAATGTGATTTGGATTTGGATTGCATGAGCAAAGTCTTGGGACCTATTCGTGGTTCCTTCTCATCGCGGTTTGGCTGACGTCGCATTGAGCACAACGAAACGCAGTCGAAATATCGCCAAATTTGTTTATTAAATGGCATCCGGATCAACAGTAAATCCGAATTCTGCAGCGGCTTCTGCAATCAGGTCACCTTGTCTTCTAAGAAGATTGATGGTTTCCATAATGCGCTGGCGGCCTTCCTGGTTCAGGATTTCCTGGTCGAAGGGAGCCTGGATCTGCATGCTCGAAGAGACACTTTCAGTAACTGTATCGCGTAACTCTGCAGCTAATTCAGGATCTTTGTTTTCGATCAATTGCAAAATACTGGGACCGCTTATTAAGGCGCCATTTGAGCGCGTGTACATTCCGGTCAGAACACTTTTGATTCCAATCGCATTTGCCACGATATCCCGGTGAGTATTATCGCTAAAGCAAGAGTGTTCATCTTCTTTACTTCGGAGATCAAGAGAAACAAACATTCGTTCACCGGCCAGTTCGCCTTTGCTCAGTTTTCCAATCCCATTCAAAATTCGTTCAACAGAATTCATTAATTGATCTTCGGAAGTGAAAAAAGCCCGGTAATTGTCGCTGTCTTCTTCCCATTCATTCACCAGCATTTGGAGATCATCCAGAATAAGTGCCGAGGTTTCAGTCAGGTATTCAGCCCGGCGTTCCTGGTTCTCGTTTGTTCCTTCACTGCCGGTTACATAATCCGTATACGGACGCTCACCACCACCGGGACCAGAGCTCAAATCCTGTCCCCACAGCAAAAATTCTACAGCGTGATAACCCGAGCTTACATTTGTCTCGCCGCCCCGTTCATTCAGAGACGCAATCAATTCCTTGTCAATCTCTGGAAACTCTTCCGGGCTGTTGATGATATTGGCTCCGTTGGATTCCAAATCCCCGTTGGCCGGTTCCACAACATAATCGATGTAGGATTCGTCAAGCGGCCATGCGTTGAGTTGTGCTTCGGGGCCTTCTTCATCATCAATAGGGCCGCCATAAAACCGGAATGCTTCGGTCTGTCCATAGGTTTCCCGCGCTGCAAGCCAGGCATCTTTTGCAGACTGTAAAGTGGATTTCGACGGATTTTCAACAAATTCGTTGATGGCCTGATCCATTGCTTCTGCATCTGCGAGTGCATCCTCATAGGAGGCCAGGGCTATATCAGCATAGTTTTCAATGACCGGCCTTACATCGGTGTCAGAACTGCAAGATGAAAAGAGAAATACTAAAACGATGAGGGAAAGTGTGGAAGGAAAAAAAATCTTATTCATGAAAGGTTGAGTGATTTTGGAATGGGAGCGACTGTCGCCAAGAGTATTATTTAGATTGATTACAGATAAGGTAAGGAATTCAAGAAGAGTTCTAAAGAAAATTGACCGATTTAGAATGGAATGCTGAAGCAAGAGAAAAAACCAAATATTATTTATATTAAGTCTAAATAAGTATTATATTTTCCCTCGCAAATTAACCTGCAATGTAAATGATTTTGAAGTTTTTGTAATGAAGTTTTCTACGGTTCTGTTTGCAGCAGTCATCGCGTGTTTTTTTTCTACCGAAATTCTTTTTGCTCAAACCGGCTCCATTTCAGGAATGATTACAGATGAGTCGGGAGAATCCCTGCCCGGGATAACTATTCAATTCAAAGATAGTCCGAAAGGTGTGGCGACGGATGCCACCGGTTTTTTCATTATCGAAAATATTCCTGCAGGTAGACATACATTTGTCGTATCTGGCGTTGGATTTAGCCGACAGGAATTCGAGGCTGAAATACGGGCCAATGAGAAAACGGACGTAGAAATTACTCTCAACCGAAGCACCACTGAGTTAGAAACGCTGACTGTTGAAGCGAAATCAGAAACTCAGGAGATTCGTGAACAGGCTTATTCTGTGACATCTATTGGTACCCGAAGCATCGAAAACCGGAGTACCAATATGAATCAGGTTTTAACCCGTGCCGCAGGTATTCGGGTACGTGAGCAGGGTGGGATGGGCTCGAACTTTAATGTTTCCATTAATGGCCTGTCTGGCCGTGCAGTTCGGTTTTTTGTAGATGGTAAACCCATTGATCGGTTTGGATCTGCATATGGTATCAACAATTTTCCAATTAATCTTGTAGACCGTATTGAAGTTTACAAAGGTGTTGTGCCGGCAGAATTTGGAAGTGATGCTCTTGGCGGGGTGGTCAATCTGGTCACCAAATCGGGCTACAATAATTTTGTCGATGTCTCTTATAGTATCGGTTCTTTTGGAACGCATCAAACCTCGTTTTTAAGCAATTGGCAACACCCCTCAAATGGCCTGTCTTTAAATTTGGAAGGGTTTTTCAACTATTCGGATAATAATTATGAAGTTTGGGGAGAAGGTGTAGAAGTGGGCGATCCGGAGACGGGAAGAGCTATTGGTATTCGCATCGAGCGTTTTCATGATGCGTATCGTTCGTGGTCTGGCAAAGCGGAAATTGGACTGAATGATAAAAAATGGGCGGATACATTTACGGCAAGTTTTATTTATGCGGATGATAAAAATGAAGTTCAACATGGCGCTACAATGGCCAGTGTTTATGGGGAAGCGGAACGCATGGAAGAAACCATTGGCCCCTCAGCATATTATCTGAAAGATGATCTGTTTGTTGATGGATTGGGCGTTGAGCTTTATTCATCATTCACATGGTTAGAAAGTACAACAGTTGATACAAGTTCACGGCGATACAACTGGGCGGGAGAAGTGATTGATGAACGTCCGACCAATAGTGAGATGGGAAGTGGCAGAAACGGAAAATCCCTGTTGACTCTCAGTAACGAAAATCAACTTTATCAGGGATCTGCCTGGTATGAAATGAATGATAATCATCAACTGAGGTTCAATGTCACGATCGATCATACAGAGCGGGATGGTAATGATCCTTACATATCAAACCGAACGGCTTCATTCAGAGAACCCCAGGAGATCAAAAAAAGAGTTGTATCTCTAAGCTATCAGGCCGATGCATTGGATGATAAACTGAATCAAACTGTATGGGCCAAAAATTACGATTTCAAAGCCTATTCAGTTGATGAAGAATATGTAACAGATTCTTTAGGTCACCGCCCCGTAGCATTTCCGGTTGAAGGGAGCACCAATGATTTTGGATATGGATACGCTGTTAAATACTCTTTTAGTGATGATCTGATCGCAAAATTTTCAGCAGAAAAAACGTACAGAATTCCCGATGCTGATGAAATTTTAGGGGACGGACTTTTTGTTGCCAACAGTCCGAACCTCGAACCTGAAAGCAGTTTAAACTTTAACCTTAGTTTTCTTGCGAACAGGCTGAAAATAGGGCAAAGCCGAATCTCATTTGAGCCCTCCTTTTTTTACAGGAATACAGAAAATTTAATTCTTTATATCGTTCAGGAGAACAGGAATTCCGGCAGCTACTCAAACATTGGGAAAGTGCGTGGAATGGGAGCCAGTCTGGATGCAACCTATGAATATCAACATTGGCTTAATCTGAATGCAAATATTACCTACCAGGATTTAAGGGATTGGAGAGAGACCATTGGGCCGAACCGAAATCAAACCTATAAAGATCGTCTGAGAAACACACCTTATTTGATGTCGAACGGAGAACTCAATCTTCGGAAAACAGAATTTTTCAGGGAGGATGATGAAGCGTCATTCTTCTGGTCTGTAAAATATGTTCATGAGTTCTTTTTAAACTGGCCGAGTCTTGGAAATCCAAATACAAAGTCTGCCATTCCTGCTCAACTGGTGAATGATATTGGCGTGAACTACTCCTTTTCTCACGGGACGTACAATGTATCGTTCGAGGTTCGAAATCTACTGAATGAACAAGTATACGATAACTACTTACTGCAAAAACCTGGACGAGGATTTTACCTCAAACTCAGAACTTTTTTTAATCAAAAGTAACATAATCTATAACGAATCAAATGAATCAAACGAATCATAATCTTTTAAGAAAATTATCAAGGCTGCTAAGCATTGCTCTTGTATTTACCGTTATATCCTGCTCAGATAATTCCACATCACCTGATCCTGAGCCAGAGCCCGAACCTGAAAACCAATATTTTACCATGGGGATTGGTGCCGGAGGTGGTAACTACCTTTTAACCTCCGATGAATTACTGACGGGCGAAATTTCCCCTGAAGGAAATGGCCTTGAAGTAGGTGCCGGGCGAGATCTGCTATCTGAAGGAAGGTATATTTATGATTTCGATCGAAACACCAAAAATTTTATTCAATATGAAATGATCGAAGATGGTACCATTCAGGAAGTAGCTACCATTCTCGGAACGGAGTACGTTGCCGATCGTGCAAACTCCAAAAACAAACTTGATGAAAACACACTCCTGTATTTAGATCCCGTTCAGTGGGGAGAGCCTGAAGTAAAATGGGTGAGAATCAGCATTCCGGAATTTACAGTTCATAGTTCCGGTAGCTTTAATTTGCCAACCATTGCTCAAACCGAGGATGTCAATTGGCAGGTAAATGTTGGGCGTGCAACTGTGCATGGAGACAAACTTGTCATGGGTACCGTTTATTACGATTTGGATGGCAATTATTTGGAAGATGCTCATGCAATTGTTCTGGATTATCCCGGTATGACAAACCCTGCACTTATTGAAACGGATAAGCTCAATGCAGAATTGGGAATTACCAGTGATGCAAATTATGTACACACAGATAATGGTGATCTGTATATTAAAGCCAGTGGCGGAAATTTTTGGGGGAAACCAGGTACCGAGGATCAGCCCGGTGGAGGCATTTTGAGGATTAAAGCAGGAGAAACCGACTTTGATGACAGCTATTTTCTGGATCTGACTGAAGTACTTGGGGAACCCACCAACATCATGCACCTGAACCATGTATCTGGTAACACAGCCATCGCTATGCTTTTTAATCCATCGGAAATGGATTGGAGCAACTACGAAGGAGATCACTACTATTATGCTAAAATAAATCTCGAAACACAGGAAGTAACTCCGTATGATGTCCCCACCTCAGGCTCCAGGCTTTCCCGATATCCATTAGTGCATGACGGAATGTTTTATACATTTCTGAAAAGCGCCGCCAACAGCACAACCCATGTTCTTCGAATTGACACAGAAGGAGGTCCTGATGCATACACCGTAGGAGCTCGGCTTGTTGGAGAGAATATTATTGGCTACTCCATTTTTGCCCATCCAACGGAGTAATCCAAGTATAAATGCAGAAATACTCCTTTAAAAAAATTGTTGGAAAAATACACCTCTGGCTCGGGCTTGCTTCCGGGCTGGTGGTGTTTATCGTTAGTCTTACAGGTTGTATTTACGTATTTCAAGAGGAGATTAGCAGAGCTTTAAACACCAATGTATGGGTAGAAGTAGAACCCCAAAATCAACCTTATGCCTCCGTTGAAACATACATCAACAAAGTAAAAGAACAGTATACAGGAGAATTAAACCGTATTACGTTTGATATATTTTATTCTCAAAATGATGCTGTAGTAAGCTGGGTTGAGGATCTGGATGATAACAACAAGGCTTTTATTTTGAATCCGTACACGGGAGAGGTGATCAAAAGCTTTGAGTATTCCGTTACATTTTGGGCATTTGTTCGTTCCATGCACGTTTCATTGTTAATTCCCGGAATTGGCGATGATATCGTAGCTGCATCAACACTTATTTTTTTGATATCTCTGATTTCCGGATTGGTACTTTGGTGGCCCCGAAATAAAAAAGTGGCTAAAAAACGAGTGTCTTTCAAATGGCAGAAGCGAACCGGAATGAAGAGAAAAAATTATGACCTGCATAATATTCTGGGATTTTACTCCATTTTTGCTCTGATTTTTATTACTGTTTCCGGCTTAACGATGGCATATGACTGGATGGACCAGGCCGTTATGTGGACGGTAAACGGCGGATCTGTTAACAATCAGGAAGAAATTACAGAACCTACTCTCTCTGAAAGCTTGCAAAACAAACAGCAAGAAGAGTATTCTCTTGGAGTTGATGAAACTCTGAAATCCATTCGGGAATCTTATAATGGATTTAAACACTTCTTTATAATTTTTCCCGAAAGCACTGATACAGTTTACGTTATGGCTGAACCCACAGAGGATTCGTTTTATAACAGAACTGATATTTATAAACTCGAAAGAAGTAGTGGCAGAATTGCCGGATATGAACTCTGGGAATCCAAAAATAACGGAGAGATCTATCAGGGAATGGAACTCGACATCCATGTGGGTTCTGTATTGGGGCTGCCGGGAAAAATTTTAGCCTTCGTAGTTAGCTTGATTGCTGCAACCTTACCCATTACCGGATTTTATATTTGGTGGGGCCGTCGGCCAAAGAAATCAAAAAGAAAACCTGTCAAAAAAAACCAGAGGTCGCGTAAGCCCAACAAAGTTGCTGCATCTGTTTCTTAATGATTTTTTAGCTCATCCAGGTTATCCGACATCTCATTGATATTCAGGTCTTTATCATAATCTACATCAAGAAAAAAGAATTCTTTGGCTAAAATCTTTTTGTAGATATAAAGATCCGTTTTAGGAATCGGGATTGATTCCAGCCGGTCTTTATGAATCCATTCCAGTTCACCTTCATCCGAAATTGGAGGTTCAACACGATCGATGTTGTACGAAAAAATCAGGCTGATCCAGTTGTACTTTACCGGGGAGGATTCAACCATCACTCCGCCTAAAACAGGGGGATCAATATCAAATCCGGTTTCCTCTTTTACTTCTCGTACAATAGCTGTTTTGGGAGATTCGTGAGGATCCACTTTTCCGCCAACCGGGCAATAAAGTCCCTGGTGCGGATCTTTTTTTCTTTTGATGAGGAGCAACTCATTTTCGCAAATCAGGATACATGAAACCGCGGTAACCTTAAATCCTGAATGAAGGAGCGCCGCTTCCAGTTTTTTGTCGGATGCTTTCATAGATCGGTTATCATTAGAGGCGTGAATATATCGATTTCAAGAGCAAAAAAATGATCTATTCGGGAGATACCGGAACGTGGTTTTACATCAGTATGTTTTTAAATGGAATAACAAATAAACCAAGTTGTTCAATGTCCTCAGAAAAGAAACTTTCACTCTTTGATGCCTGCGGAATGGCCATCGGGGGAATGATCGGGGGAGGAATTTTTGCAGTATTGGGAGAAGGTGTCATGACCGCTGGAAACGCTACCTTCATCAGTTTGGGAATCGGGGGGATTCTGGCATTAATTACCGGGGTTGTTTATGCGCGGCTTACCACAAAATTCGATGAATCTGGCGGAGAGTTTATTTTTATGGAACACATTGCGGGCGTTCGGTTTGCAGGCACGATCAGTTGGTTTTTGATTTTGGGATATGTATTCACAATCAGTCTTTATGCTTACACATTTGGTGCTTATTCCGGACGGCTTTTCGGGATGGAATCAGGCCCAAATTTTTGGCTGGGTGGGGGAATCATTCTGCTGTTAACCGGTCTGAATCTTTCGGGAGTCAAAGAATCCGGTATTTCTGAAGACATTCTGGTCTATACGAAAACGGCCATTCTGATCGGTTTAATTGCACTTGGTTTCTACACGGTTCAACCCGATAAAATCTACCCGATTGCGAATGAAGGTGTTGGTAATATGATTAAAGCCGGTGCCCTGGTGTTTGTAGCCTATGAAGGGTTTCAGCTCCTCACGTATGACTACAATACGATAGAAGATCACAAAAAGAATTTGCCCAGGGCCATTACCATATCCATCATAACTGTAACTCTCATTTATATGTTGATTGCATTTGTTCTGACCGGCTCGCTGGCACAAGATGTAATAGCCGAGCATAAAGAGACGGTTTTGGCAATGCTTGCACAACCGGTAATGGGGCAATTGGGA
It encodes:
- a CDS encoding glycoside hydrolase family 9 protein; translated protein: MKRIVFLICSFLLTQIVSAQRLTDDIKLNQIGFYPEAQKMAVVPESASGIFYIVSPDFSDTLHTGQLSDSFESPNSGETVRIADFSQLNQTGQYIVWIPELGYSYSFSISENVHEDVAKAALKGFYFQRASTAIPFEYGGKWARPAGHPDDVVLIHPSAASSNRPVDSTISAPGGWYDAGDYNKYAVNSGISTATLLSLYEDFPEFMQTFETDIPESENRLPDILDEVLWNLRWYMKMQDPADGGVYHKLTSANFSGQVMPVEDTNARYVIQKSVTGTLNFAAVMAQAARVFREYPGEAPAFADSAVIASLNAWLWARQNQDQLYNQNELNDQFDPDITTGEYGDSDASDEFIWAATELFATTKNSLFYNAIDLFPSDQATVPSWQNVRSLAYYTIARLSDDLSETAPDDITKASQIIVSLADSLINSGTETGYQTVMDRSAGNYIWGSSSTAANQGIVLIQAYLITEHRDYLDHALSNLDYLLGRNATGYSFLTGFGDKTPINIHHRPSGAHLISEPVPGLLAGGPNAGQQDGCEYPSDLPALSYLDDYCSYASNEIAINWNAPMVYLSAALEALQYQAGLSNQE
- a CDS encoding APC family permease — its product is MSSEKKLSLFDACGMAIGGMIGGGIFAVLGEGVMTAGNATFISLGIGGILALITGVVYARLTTKFDESGGEFIFMEHIAGVRFAGTISWFLILGYVFTISLYAYTFGAYSGRLFGMESGPNFWLGGGIILLLTGLNLSGVKESGISEDILVYTKTAILIGLIALGFYTVQPDKIYPIANEGVGNMIKAGALVFVAYEGFQLLTYDYNTIEDHKKNLPRAITISIITVTLIYMLIAFVLTGSLAQDVIAEHKETVLAMLAQPVMGQLGIVIVLIAAVFSTSSAILATVFAISRLGKRIAKDGQLPHQLTDRQSSGVPVYFSLMLAALAILVQFFGNLEQITTFSSITFLFVFSIVNYMGYKHSVFNGWNRAVPLLGSFGCASAMLVLFYEMFVSNRQTFYLVLGIAVVLLLCREAYIWFHSKYKGKRD
- a CDS encoding NUDIX hydrolase → MKASDKKLEAALLHSGFKVTAVSCILICENELLLIKRKKDPHQGLYCPVGGKVDPHESPKTAIVREVKEETGFDIDPPVLGGVMVESSPVKYNWISLIFSYNIDRVEPPISDEGELEWIHKDRLESIPIPKTDLYIYKKILAKEFFFLDVDYDKDLNINEMSDNLDELKNH
- a CDS encoding imelysin family protein yields the protein MNKIFFPSTLSLIVLVFLFSSCSSDTDVRPVIENYADIALASYEDALADAEAMDQAINEFVENPSKSTLQSAKDAWLAARETYGQTEAFRFYGGPIDDEEGPEAQLNAWPLDESYIDYVVEPANGDLESNGANIINSPEEFPEIDKELIASLNERGGETNVSSGYHAVEFLLWGQDLSSGPGGGERPYTDYVTGSEGTNENQERRAEYLTETSALILDDLQMLVNEWEEDSDNYRAFFTSEDQLMNSVERILNGIGKLSKGELAGERMFVSLDLRSKEDEHSCFSDNTHRDIVANAIGIKSVLTGMYTRSNGALISGPSILQLIENKDPELAAELRDTVTESVSSSMQIQAPFDQEILNQEGRQRIMETINLLRRQGDLIAEAAAEFGFTVDPDAI
- a CDS encoding TonB-dependent receptor; its protein translation is MKFSTVLFAAVIACFFSTEILFAQTGSISGMITDESGESLPGITIQFKDSPKGVATDATGFFIIENIPAGRHTFVVSGVGFSRQEFEAEIRANEKTDVEITLNRSTTELETLTVEAKSETQEIREQAYSVTSIGTRSIENRSTNMNQVLTRAAGIRVREQGGMGSNFNVSINGLSGRAVRFFVDGKPIDRFGSAYGINNFPINLVDRIEVYKGVVPAEFGSDALGGVVNLVTKSGYNNFVDVSYSIGSFGTHQTSFLSNWQHPSNGLSLNLEGFFNYSDNNYEVWGEGVEVGDPETGRAIGIRIERFHDAYRSWSGKAEIGLNDKKWADTFTASFIYADDKNEVQHGATMASVYGEAERMEETIGPSAYYLKDDLFVDGLGVELYSSFTWLESTTVDTSSRRYNWAGEVIDERPTNSEMGSGRNGKSLLTLSNENQLYQGSAWYEMNDNHQLRFNVTIDHTERDGNDPYISNRTASFREPQEIKKRVVSLSYQADALDDKLNQTVWAKNYDFKAYSVDEEYVTDSLGHRPVAFPVEGSTNDFGYGYAVKYSFSDDLIAKFSAEKTYRIPDADEILGDGLFVANSPNLEPESSLNFNLSFLANRLKIGQSRISFEPSFFYRNTENLILYIVQENRNSGSYSNIGKVRGMGASLDATYEYQHWLNLNANITYQDLRDWRETIGPNRNQTYKDRLRNTPYLMSNGELNLRKTEFFREDDEASFFWSVKYVHEFFLNWPSLGNPNTKSAIPAQLVNDIGVNYSFSHGTYNVSFEVRNLLNEQVYDNYLLQKPGRGFYLKLRTFFNQK
- a CDS encoding PepSY-associated TM helix domain-containing protein, whose protein sequence is MQKYSFKKIVGKIHLWLGLASGLVVFIVSLTGCIYVFQEEISRALNTNVWVEVEPQNQPYASVETYINKVKEQYTGELNRITFDIFYSQNDAVVSWVEDLDDNNKAFILNPYTGEVIKSFEYSVTFWAFVRSMHVSLLIPGIGDDIVAASTLIFLISLISGLVLWWPRNKKVAKKRVSFKWQKRTGMKRKNYDLHNILGFYSIFALIFITVSGLTMAYDWMDQAVMWTVNGGSVNNQEEITEPTLSESLQNKQQEEYSLGVDETLKSIRESYNGFKHFFIIFPESTDTVYVMAEPTEDSFYNRTDIYKLERSSGRIAGYELWESKNNGEIYQGMELDIHVGSVLGLPGKILAFVVSLIAATLPITGFYIWWGRRPKKSKRKPVKKNQRSRKPNKVAASVS
- a CDS encoding imelysin family protein; the encoded protein is MSLIKKFTIAAFIIFLISGCSGNNFDRSLILENVTNNLIIPAYEDFNQTADALHSSSLTFTENPSPQTLADLKTAWERSIKSWKRAEVYNFGPVESLVLVTAIDRWPTSERGIEQAIEDFDRSDDYLIRIGSNRKGLPAIEYLLFHDEGPVILEEFSDADRKTYLNLLTEALTQHSSAILEEWNSGYAEEFISKTGNEADSGITLLANELGYMLQKVRMEKIEIPFGSQTEGTPRLQMLESVHANLTKELIRENLISAQQTFNGGEGSGFDDYIAALGIEDENGELLSEAVNREYENAFLILDEIDGSLEDAILNQKSTVQELIDSINQLYIYTDIDMISQLGILTVFSDNDGD
- a CDS encoding di-heme oxidoreductase family protein, with protein sequence MKKGKITKIGTALFVVLLFVGFAFAFSRGFFDPLSEWREEGEQLSGGETTVFNTSVNAFGEAAPNLTGNKDLFFVTGNAFFKRNWVTAPASTEDLDGLGPLFNARSCSSCHNLDGKGAPPESPDEHPVDLLFRLSRPAPDSIRTIPDENYGRQFNHLSVLGVEPEGEVQVTYNEISGEYPDGMSYTLREPVYEFKNLKYGAFPDDIMISPRIAQHLVGLGLLEAIDEETLKSLADPDDSDGDGISGKLNYVYDYASEELKVGRFGWKANQPSVRQQTAVAFREDIGITSELFPDELCAEFQTECKEARSGGDPELTEDILDRVALYMETIAVPARRNWDEPDVLKGKRAFHTIGCASCHVPKLQTGEHPEHPEFSNQIIYPYTDLLLHDMGEGLADNALDAEATGTEWRTPPLWGIGLVETVSGHTYFLHDGRARNLEEAILWHGGEAEQSQQNFKQLSKEERDNLIKFLNSL
- a CDS encoding DUF4374 domain-containing protein, giving the protein MNQTNHNLLRKLSRLLSIALVFTVISCSDNSTSPDPEPEPEPENQYFTMGIGAGGGNYLLTSDELLTGEISPEGNGLEVGAGRDLLSEGRYIYDFDRNTKNFIQYEMIEDGTIQEVATILGTEYVADRANSKNKLDENTLLYLDPVQWGEPEVKWVRISIPEFTVHSSGSFNLPTIAQTEDVNWQVNVGRATVHGDKLVMGTVYYDLDGNYLEDAHAIVLDYPGMTNPALIETDKLNAELGITSDANYVHTDNGDLYIKASGGNFWGKPGTEDQPGGGILRIKAGETDFDDSYFLDLTEVLGEPTNIMHLNHVSGNTAIAMLFNPSEMDWSNYEGDHYYYAKINLETQEVTPYDVPTSGSRLSRYPLVHDGMFYTFLKSAANSTTHVLRIDTEGGPDAYTVGARLVGENIIGYSIFAHPTE